From a region of the Aeoliella mucimassa genome:
- a CDS encoding leucine-rich repeat domain-containing protein: MTYRILADSFCHARVTRLYLFYVVEILVAAILFPAMSQAFIDDGDGLLDVGEAPGYPMDPTLAWESVYLDSRSIQDLDGANLLVNVQELYLDNNKIASIESGDFNGLNRLLTLDLSDNQIAHMELGVFSDSIYLQQLDLSSNRLTSIESGTFSGLDYLPGLNLSRNRITSINAGTFSGLTYTQKVDLSRNRLTSIEPDMFEGLVHPRTLDFSFNRIAHIDSESFQQLDTLLILDLERNDVTNVDSGTFDNLSNLKFLNLSRNQLTSIKSDTMSGLISLQSVTFQGNHIQSIASGALAGLNELEVINLIDNDFTELNLSHATLSKLRELWIDRDAIVSLRLDGSELSENAWDIITKRTTSIEDVSLVWMTFQNGNPSDLNSLLSKTSLHNVWVDPHLYSTYATEFDTFDAIAGNTVTIVPEPSTLATMLVAACLLLFQRSFYRHP; the protein is encoded by the coding sequence ATGACTTATCGTATCCTAGCAGACTCTTTCTGCCACGCTCGTGTCACTCGACTGTACTTGTTTTATGTAGTCGAGATACTAGTTGCGGCGATTCTATTTCCGGCCATGTCACAAGCTTTTATTGACGACGGTGATGGCTTGCTCGATGTCGGCGAGGCTCCCGGTTATCCCATGGACCCCACATTAGCTTGGGAGAGTGTATATCTTGACTCTCGCTCGATCCAAGATCTTGACGGAGCGAATCTGTTGGTCAACGTACAAGAGCTCTATTTGGATAACAATAAAATTGCTAGTATTGAGTCGGGCGATTTCAACGGCCTTAATCGACTTCTTACGCTCGACTTGAGCGACAACCAGATTGCTCACATGGAGTTGGGCGTATTCAGCGATTCGATTTACCTGCAACAGCTCGACCTTAGTTCAAATAGGCTAACGAGCATCGAGTCTGGTACATTTAGCGGCCTGGATTATCTGCCAGGACTCAATCTATCCCGGAACAGAATCACGAGTATCAATGCAGGAACCTTCAGTGGTTTAACCTACACGCAAAAAGTAGACTTGAGCCGCAACCGGTTGACTAGTATTGAGCCGGATATGTTTGAGGGGCTGGTTCATCCGCGTACCCTCGATTTCAGTTTTAATCGTATTGCTCACATCGATTCAGAGTCCTTTCAGCAACTAGACACGTTGCTAATACTCGATCTCGAACGCAATGACGTTACGAACGTCGACTCTGGGACCTTTGACAATCTGTCTAATCTTAAGTTTCTGAATCTCTCTCGCAATCAATTGACGAGCATCAAGTCCGACACGATGAGCGGGTTGATAAGCCTTCAATCTGTTACTTTTCAGGGTAATCATATTCAAAGTATTGCTTCAGGCGCACTAGCAGGACTGAACGAGCTAGAAGTCATTAACCTTATTGATAATGACTTCACTGAACTTAACTTGTCACATGCTACTCTAAGTAAGCTTAGAGAACTTTGGATTGATCGTGATGCCATTGTCTCGTTACGACTCGATGGTTCCGAACTGTCAGAAAATGCCTGGGACATCATAACAAAGAGAACAACCAGTATCGAGGATGTATCATTGGTCTGGATGACTTTCCAAAACGGTAACCCTAGTGATCTCAATTCCCTTTTGAGCAAAACCTCACTTCACAACGTTTGGGTCGACCCCCATTTGTACTCCACTTACGCCACTGAGTTCGACACATTTGACGCCATCGCAGGCAATACCGTGACCATCGTTCCCGAACCGAGCACGCTTGCCACCATGCTAGTAGCTGCCTGCTTGCTATTGTTTCAGCGTTCGTTCTATCGACACCCGTGA
- a CDS encoding IS4 family transposase, which yields MPSQRVAKDELPVWPEQVIGGKYVRLLEKFLKQLRSEDAHGNRKLFLDDVFVAYLLAFFNPTIRSLRTIEDFSQTVQAQKHLSIRKITRSTLSDFNQLADPERLQPILDALRRQLARKSKRQSIGDDDLDELLQQTVAVDGTFLPAVAEVAWAMCNTNNHGAKKHRARVDVHLPVSTWLPEAIVIPSPGQSEADSAIERLQPGRIYLYDRGFMSFALLAAHYDDTHALQSHFVARYRPAGGNSPTLREVKSRELTEKDKAAGVLSDGVGHFKSSNPSRHRVPRVQLREVIVACEEKGKPSQLRLITNLLDVPAHVIAMLYRYRWQVELFFRWLKSSANFGHLISHASEGVQTHFYVAVIAVLLMYLHTGYRPSKYLFALMGQVGRGAATLEEILPILRERERQNELARQSAARRSEKKKQQST from the coding sequence ATGCCTTCCCAGCGAGTTGCTAAAGACGAGCTACCAGTGTGGCCCGAGCAGGTCATTGGGGGGAAGTATGTCCGGCTTTTGGAGAAGTTTCTCAAACAACTCCGCTCGGAAGACGCCCACGGTAATCGCAAGTTATTTCTCGATGACGTGTTCGTAGCCTACCTGCTGGCGTTCTTCAATCCCACCATCCGCAGTTTGCGAACCATCGAAGATTTCAGCCAAACGGTACAGGCTCAGAAACACCTTTCGATTCGCAAGATCACTAGAAGTACGCTCTCAGACTTCAATCAACTGGCCGACCCCGAGCGATTGCAGCCGATTCTCGATGCCCTCCGCCGGCAACTTGCCCGCAAGTCAAAACGGCAATCGATAGGTGACGACGATCTCGACGAACTGCTCCAGCAGACCGTGGCCGTCGATGGCACGTTTCTCCCGGCCGTGGCCGAAGTCGCCTGGGCCATGTGCAATACGAACAATCATGGGGCGAAGAAGCATCGAGCGCGGGTGGATGTCCATTTGCCGGTGAGCACGTGGCTTCCCGAGGCAATCGTCATTCCATCCCCTGGCCAGAGCGAGGCCGATTCAGCCATCGAACGGTTGCAGCCCGGTCGTATCTATCTGTACGACCGCGGCTTCATGAGTTTCGCGCTCTTGGCAGCGCACTACGACGACACACACGCGTTGCAATCGCACTTCGTGGCTCGTTATCGCCCAGCGGGGGGCAATTCGCCCACGCTGCGGGAAGTGAAAAGTCGCGAACTCACCGAAAAAGACAAAGCGGCCGGCGTGCTCAGCGATGGAGTGGGACATTTCAAGTCTTCGAATCCGAGCCGACATCGAGTTCCCCGAGTGCAGCTTCGCGAAGTCATCGTCGCTTGCGAAGAAAAGGGAAAACCGTCGCAACTGCGGTTGATCACCAACCTGCTCGATGTACCGGCGCACGTGATTGCCATGCTGTATCGCTATCGTTGGCAAGTAGAACTGTTCTTTCGGTGGCTGAAGAGCTCTGCGAACTTCGGACACTTGATCAGCCACGCAAGCGAAGGGGTGCAAACGCACTTCTACGTGGCGGTCATTGCCGTGTTGCTGATGTACCTGCACACCGGTTATCGACCGAGCAAGTACCTGTTCGCCCTAATGGGACAGGTCGGCCGCGGGGCGGCAACCCTGGAAGAGATCCTGCCGATCCTCCGCGAGCGAGAACGTCAGAACGAACTGGCCCGGCAGTCGGCCGCGCGGCGGAGCGAGAAAAAGAAACAGCAATCGACTTAG
- a CDS encoding IS4 family transposase has protein sequence MAAALLWAWSDEQTLTERFFVVRKILLCLDKEQQQLATSYQAFIKILRRWTKPLAALLQSVLQQRMQATLTDCWLTAGYLVFAVDGSRLELPRTRSHEQAYSTIRHARRVKNSRYKRRQAKDAKKVNSPQLWLTTMWHIGTGLPWDWRVGPGDSSERVHLREMLTSLPAGALITADGGFMGYEGLQAIIKSGRHVLLRVGANVRLLKQLGYVREWTGTVYLWPDRESKRGNEPLVLRLVVATDGKQPVYLVTNILSRRELSDKQVIALYARRWGIELFYRHLKQTFHRRKLLSREAENAKLEITWSLFGLWAMSLFALVEAMKQGITPAKLSFAKLLLAFRRTMRDYLHPTEKNERLCERLRQAIIDSYKRANKTSRNYPRKKQAKPPGVPQLLTATKTQALRAKQIKPVLRKGLTA, from the coding sequence GTGGCAGCCGCGCTGTTATGGGCCTGGTCGGACGAGCAGACTCTCACCGAGCGTTTTTTCGTTGTGCGTAAGATACTACTCTGCCTCGATAAAGAGCAACAGCAACTGGCCACTTCCTACCAAGCCTTCATAAAAATCCTTCGTCGCTGGACGAAGCCGCTCGCCGCGTTGTTGCAGTCAGTGCTGCAACAACGGATGCAAGCGACGCTGACCGATTGCTGGCTCACCGCGGGATACCTCGTATTCGCGGTCGATGGTAGTCGCCTTGAATTGCCTCGCACCCGCTCGCACGAACAAGCCTATTCGACGATTCGTCACGCACGACGGGTAAAGAACAGTCGCTACAAGAGACGGCAGGCCAAAGATGCGAAGAAAGTCAACTCGCCTCAACTCTGGCTCACAACGATGTGGCACATCGGTACGGGATTGCCGTGGGACTGGCGGGTCGGACCTGGTGACAGTAGCGAACGTGTCCACTTGCGGGAGATGCTCACTAGCTTGCCAGCCGGGGCTTTGATAACGGCCGATGGCGGATTCATGGGGTACGAAGGGCTGCAAGCGATTATCAAAAGTGGCCGACACGTCCTGCTGCGAGTGGGAGCCAATGTGCGGTTGCTGAAACAGCTTGGTTATGTACGGGAATGGACCGGCACGGTCTATCTATGGCCCGATCGGGAATCGAAGCGTGGCAACGAACCGCTCGTGTTGCGACTGGTGGTCGCTACGGATGGCAAGCAGCCGGTCTACCTGGTTACCAATATCCTTTCTCGGCGTGAATTGAGCGACAAGCAGGTGATTGCATTGTATGCACGTCGCTGGGGCATCGAACTATTCTATCGCCATCTCAAGCAGACCTTTCACCGTCGAAAACTCCTCTCTCGCGAAGCCGAGAACGCCAAGCTCGAAATCACCTGGTCGTTGTTCGGCTTATGGGCGATGTCGCTGTTCGCGTTGGTCGAAGCGATGAAGCAAGGCATCACACCAGCAAAGTTGAGTTTCGCCAAGCTGCTGTTGGCGTTTCGCCGCACGATGCGTGATTACCTGCATCCAACGGAGAAAAACGAACGCCTGTGCGAGAGGCTTCGCCAAGCCATCATCGACAGCTACAAGAGAGCAAACAAAACCAGCCGCAACTACCCACGAAAAAAACAAGCCAAACCGCCAGGAGTACCACAACTGCTCACTGCTACCAAGACACAGGCCCTGCGAGCAAAGCAAATCAAACCAGTACTACGAAAAGGGTTAACGGCGTAG
- a CDS encoding DUF2695 domain-containing protein has translation MPRTAAEIVDDLRLFITPSYPDIDIRVQPWDQDQSRLAIYFIDEKFSLLYPYQRWHYLTHLIPSDYQEQHLSTSVWFELAPGETPEDLRYPDEQLVEDITPHVMRILSRTGFFKQLDDIMCPADDELRPSPCWGDFRNSIPLLHKCGITEDELFDVCHVLMLQGGYCDCEILYNIVEENRLKAAYWMARAEGLEPYNPHNGSD, from the coding sequence ATGCCCCGAACAGCAGCTGAAATCGTTGATGACTTGCGTCTATTCATCACACCGTCGTATCCTGACATCGACATCCGTGTTCAGCCTTGGGATCAAGACCAAAGCAGGCTCGCGATCTACTTCATTGACGAGAAGTTTTCGCTCCTTTATCCCTACCAGCGTTGGCACTATCTGACGCACCTCATTCCAAGTGATTACCAAGAACAACATCTGTCCACGTCCGTTTGGTTTGAACTAGCCCCCGGCGAAACGCCCGAAGATCTACGATATCCCGATGAACAATTGGTCGAGGATATAACCCCTCACGTAATGCGGATTCTCAGCCGCACGGGATTCTTCAAACAACTTGACGACATCATGTGTCCGGCCGATGACGAATTACGACCGTCACCGTGCTGGGGCGATTTCCGAAACTCGATACCCCTTCTCCACAAATGTGGAATCACTGAAGATGAACTCTTCGACGTGTGTCATGTCCTCATGTTGCAAGGTGGCTATTGCGATTGCGAAATCCTCTATAATATCGTTGAAGAAAACCGACTAAAGGCAGCGTACTGGATGGCACGGGCTGAAGGCTTGGAACCGTACAATCCGCACAACGGGTCCGATTAA
- a CDS encoding DUF3299 domain-containing protein, with the protein MSLRSTLAMLAVVVVATTGCDHSSTTTTLSEMSSTAEPDESSPSTATETTAANEPAKATADPGPTGKLVDKTFDDMKFDIEPDEPFEREMLTDEIVNLDGQRIRIRGYMYPTMQRSGITQFVLVRDNLECCFGPGAALFDCIFVEMEAGKTADFSARPIAVEGTFSIDEVLGLDGTHLAIYHLDGEQVR; encoded by the coding sequence TTGAGCCTACGTAGCACGCTGGCGATGCTGGCCGTGGTCGTCGTAGCGACCACCGGTTGCGACCACTCGTCGACCACGACCACGTTGTCCGAAATGTCGTCGACCGCCGAGCCGGACGAGTCGTCCCCGTCGACCGCGACCGAAACCACTGCAGCCAACGAGCCTGCGAAAGCGACCGCCGATCCAGGGCCGACTGGCAAGCTGGTCGACAAGACGTTCGACGACATGAAGTTTGATATCGAACCGGACGAGCCGTTTGAGCGCGAGATGCTGACCGACGAAATCGTGAACCTCGATGGCCAGCGCATCCGCATTCGGGGCTACATGTATCCCACGATGCAGCGGTCGGGCATCACGCAGTTCGTGCTGGTCCGCGACAACCTCGAGTGCTGCTTCGGCCCCGGCGCCGCGCTGTTCGACTGCATCTTTGTCGAAATGGAAGCAGGCAAGACGGCCGACTTCAGCGCCCGCCCCATCGCCGTGGAAGGCACCTTTAGCATCGACGAAGTGCTAGGTCTCGACGGCACCCACCTAGCCATCTACCACCTCGACGGCGAACAGGTTCGGTAA
- a CDS encoding ABC transporter permease: MNYLTIAWRNMTERPLASTLTGLSMALGVAAVIVVLVIHRVAVDQFEQDAQGYHFIVGGTGGRTELVLSTVYHLGKPLYPISYNYYRKFTDGEYAPLTDAAVPYCLGDSLVVGEYKYRVVSTTPDLFDKLKYDGLHNYEFAEGENFKRDHFFEAVIGSVVAKQGGLKLGDTFKPTHGLSGEGNKHDDFKVVGVLAPTGTANDRAVFANMEGFYLLEGHSLSSKAKTSDNTAAATTPEPGAPTIGYDNEGNEVEPLPEDRREVTSILVRAKNPMASRDMMVVINKSGTGAQAVAPAETVTQLLQNIIGPVRVVLLVLTALIVLVAAIGILVSIYNSMSERAHDIAVMRALGASRMAVQTIVLLEAILLAVLGGLAGIVLGHLMVGVANPYVERQTGVTLEMLAFDPVEIWVIPGLVLLAIVAGILPAFTAYRTDVAKALSGTR, encoded by the coding sequence ATGAATTACTTAACCATTGCCTGGCGAAACATGACCGAGCGCCCGCTCGCGTCGACCCTTACCGGACTTTCGATGGCCCTCGGCGTTGCCGCGGTGATCGTGGTGCTGGTGATCCATCGTGTCGCGGTCGATCAGTTCGAGCAGGACGCCCAAGGATACCACTTCATTGTCGGCGGAACCGGCGGCCGCACCGAGTTGGTGCTGAGCACCGTGTACCACCTGGGCAAGCCGCTCTATCCGATTTCGTACAACTACTACCGCAAGTTCACCGACGGGGAGTACGCTCCCCTGACCGACGCGGCAGTGCCGTACTGCCTGGGCGATTCGCTGGTAGTCGGCGAGTACAAGTACCGCGTGGTCTCCACCACGCCCGACTTGTTCGACAAGCTCAAGTACGATGGCCTGCACAACTACGAGTTCGCCGAAGGGGAGAACTTCAAGCGCGACCACTTCTTCGAAGCGGTCATTGGCTCAGTGGTCGCAAAGCAAGGCGGCCTGAAGCTCGGCGACACGTTCAAACCAACGCACGGCCTCAGCGGCGAAGGCAACAAGCACGACGACTTCAAAGTGGTCGGCGTGCTGGCCCCCACCGGCACGGCCAACGACCGTGCGGTGTTTGCCAATATGGAAGGGTTCTACCTGCTCGAAGGGCACTCGCTGAGCAGCAAGGCAAAAACCTCCGACAACACCGCTGCGGCGACCACCCCCGAGCCAGGGGCTCCGACTATTGGCTACGACAACGAAGGCAACGAAGTCGAGCCGCTGCCGGAAGATCGCCGCGAGGTGACCTCGATCCTGGTGCGGGCGAAGAATCCCATGGCGTCGCGCGACATGATGGTGGTCATCAACAAAAGCGGCACCGGCGCCCAAGCGGTCGCCCCCGCCGAAACCGTCACCCAGCTCCTGCAGAATATCATCGGCCCCGTACGGGTGGTGCTGCTGGTGCTTACCGCGCTGATCGTGCTGGTCGCAGCCATCGGCATCCTGGTGAGCATCTACAACTCGATGTCGGAGCGCGCCCACGATATTGCCGTGATGCGGGCGTTGGGGGCCAGTCGCATGGCGGTGCAGACCATCGTGCTGCTCGAAGCCATTTTGCTAGCAGTGCTCGGCGGGCTGGCCGGCATCGTGCTGGGGCACCTGATGGTGGGGGTCGCAAACCCCTACGTCGAGCGGCAAACCGGTGTCACGCTCGAGATGCTGGCCTTCGACCCGGTGGAAATCTGGGTGATTCCGGGATTGGTGCTCCTGGCCATCGTCGCGGGCATCCTTCCTGCGTTTACCGCGTATCGCACCGATGTGGCAAAAGCCCTAAGCGGCACGCGATAA
- a CDS encoding ABC transporter ATP-binding protein, with product MSDKKTLVELKNVQKAYREPNGDLLPILDIEHLAISPGDQIVIRGRSGCGKTTLLHAIAGLTPIDSGSIMFAGVRFHELAEAGRDRFRAHHIGYVFQTFNLLPAFTALENVMLGMTFTGRPKDRSRAIALLEEVGLGHRMHHKPSSMSVGEQQRTAVARALVNKPKLLLADEPTANIDPGHQQQVVDMLREVCVQEQVAMLMVTHSPEVSDQFDHVIALEELNRVVRAA from the coding sequence ATGTCCGACAAAAAAACACTCGTTGAACTCAAGAACGTTCAAAAGGCGTACCGCGAGCCGAACGGCGACCTGTTGCCGATTCTCGATATCGAGCACTTGGCGATCTCGCCGGGCGATCAGATTGTGATCCGCGGGCGGAGCGGCTGTGGAAAGACCACGCTGCTGCACGCGATTGCCGGTCTTACGCCGATTGATTCGGGCAGCATCATGTTCGCTGGGGTTCGGTTTCACGAACTCGCCGAAGCTGGACGCGACCGATTTCGGGCGCACCACATCGGCTACGTGTTTCAAACGTTCAACCTGCTCCCCGCGTTCACCGCGCTCGAGAACGTGATGCTCGGCATGACTTTTACCGGTCGGCCGAAAGATCGCAGTCGGGCGATCGCGTTGCTCGAAGAGGTCGGCCTTGGCCATCGCATGCACCATAAGCCATCGTCGATGAGCGTCGGCGAGCAGCAACGCACCGCGGTCGCCCGGGCGCTGGTGAACAAGCCGAAGCTGCTGCTGGCCGACGAGCCAACCGCGAACATCGACCCGGGGCATCAGCAGCAAGTGGTCGACATGCTTCGCGAGGTTTGCGTGCAAGAGCAGGTAGCCATGCTCATGGTCACGCACTCGCCGGAAGTCTCCGATCAGTTTGACCATGTGATTGCCTTAGAAGAACTCAACAGGGTGGTACGCGCAGCATGA
- a CDS encoding DUF1559 family PulG-like putative transporter encodes MTFRLATFLYLFALIAAAIAVFGTSGLVVAAMVLGFWSVFFYLLWRGYAFVLIGAAMLLLIMFFMLHGLCYSLKSPGGARCVKNLRQLAWGVSKYESATGNFPPVGDKANQNSVPCSWRVLILPQIDQQSLFDAYNFAEPWDGPSNRKQFAHIETEVYECPESDVACHTNYFAVTGPQTIWGDGEPRTLREATDGASNTILLIEAAGRGVHWTEPVDLTFEQALELLTTPLPADSTDGHIVDYGYFRKPGRVRGVAMADCRVRGVPVPIPRDLAVALLTANGGETFDENQLDAYYSGGELDYGQIWGVVIFVVLALMPGVPAIKRRIWPEWVNQPGAVSVEHGMPVE; translated from the coding sequence ATGACCTTTCGCCTCGCCACGTTCCTGTATCTGTTCGCGTTGATCGCCGCAGCAATTGCGGTTTTTGGCACATCCGGCCTGGTGGTCGCCGCCATGGTGTTGGGCTTCTGGTCGGTGTTCTTTTATTTGCTCTGGCGAGGGTACGCCTTTGTGTTAATCGGTGCTGCGATGCTACTGCTGATCATGTTCTTTATGTTGCATGGGTTGTGCTATAGCTTGAAGTCCCCAGGTGGAGCGAGGTGTGTGAAAAATCTCAGGCAACTAGCGTGGGGGGTAAGCAAATACGAATCTGCGACTGGCAACTTCCCACCCGTGGGCGATAAGGCAAATCAAAACTCGGTGCCATGCAGTTGGCGAGTGCTCATCTTGCCACAGATCGATCAGCAATCTTTGTTCGATGCTTACAACTTCGCTGAGCCCTGGGATGGACCCAGCAATCGCAAGCAGTTCGCCCATATAGAAACTGAGGTATATGAGTGCCCCGAGAGTGATGTTGCTTGTCATACGAACTATTTCGCCGTGACAGGTCCCCAGACCATCTGGGGCGATGGGGAACCGCGAACCTTACGCGAGGCGACCGATGGCGCTTCCAACACGATCCTGCTGATCGAAGCGGCCGGGCGCGGTGTGCATTGGACCGAGCCGGTCGATCTGACGTTTGAGCAAGCGTTGGAGTTGCTCACCACTCCGCTGCCGGCCGACAGTACCGATGGACATATCGTTGACTATGGCTACTTTCGTAAGCCAGGCCGGGTACGGGGCGTTGCCATGGCCGATTGCCGCGTGCGAGGAGTGCCGGTACCGATACCGCGCGACCTGGCGGTCGCCCTGCTAACAGCCAACGGGGGAGAAACGTTCGACGAGAACCAGCTCGATGCCTATTACTCAGGTGGTGAGCTGGACTACGGCCAGATTTGGGGGGTGGTGATCTTCGTGGTACTCGCCCTGATGCCGGGTGTTCCGGCGATAAAACGGCGAATTTGGCCCGAGTGGGTCAACCAACCGGGGGCAGTTTCCGTAGAACATGGAATGCCAGTAGAATAA
- the tdh gene encoding L-threonine 3-dehydrogenase, whose translation MKALVKLHAEPGLWLEDVPEPTIGINDVMIRVQKTGICGTDVHIYNWDAWAQKTIPVPMVVGHEFVGEIVEIGSNVKDFRPGDIVSGEGHVVCGRCRNCMAGRRHLCKDTKGIGVNRPGAFAEYLSLPMTNVWHHAPGVDPEVASIFDPLGNAVHTALSFPVLGEDVLVTGAGPIGIMAAAVVRHAGARHVVITDVNPYRLELAQKVGVTRAVDVRTTKLADVQKELGMTEGFDVGLEMSGNPSAFRDMIGNMCHGGKIAMLGIPEGEMAIDWNEVVFNMLTIKGIYGREMYDTWYKMTVMIQSGLDIRPVITHRLPYTEFQQGFDAMRSGNSGKIVLDWTA comes from the coding sequence TTGAAAGCCTTGGTCAAACTGCACGCCGAGCCTGGTTTATGGCTCGAAGATGTGCCTGAACCGACAATTGGAATTAACGATGTCATGATCCGTGTCCAAAAGACCGGCATCTGTGGCACCGACGTACACATCTACAACTGGGACGCCTGGGCCCAGAAGACCATCCCTGTGCCGATGGTTGTTGGCCACGAGTTCGTTGGCGAGATCGTCGAGATCGGCTCGAACGTCAAAGACTTCCGCCCTGGCGATATCGTCAGCGGCGAAGGCCACGTGGTCTGCGGCCGGTGTCGCAACTGCATGGCTGGCCGGCGGCATCTTTGCAAAGACACCAAGGGCATCGGTGTGAACCGCCCCGGCGCGTTCGCCGAGTACCTCTCCCTACCGATGACCAACGTCTGGCATCACGCGCCGGGCGTTGATCCCGAAGTGGCTTCGATCTTCGATCCCCTTGGCAACGCTGTGCACACCGCGCTGTCGTTCCCCGTGCTCGGCGAAGACGTGCTCGTGACCGGCGCCGGACCGATTGGCATCATGGCCGCCGCGGTGGTTCGCCATGCCGGCGCGCGTCACGTGGTGATCACCGACGTCAATCCTTATCGCCTGGAACTCGCCCAGAAGGTGGGTGTTACCCGAGCGGTCGATGTTCGCACGACGAAGCTGGCCGACGTGCAGAAGGAACTCGGCATGACCGAAGGCTTCGACGTCGGACTCGAGATGTCGGGCAACCCCAGCGCGTTCCGCGACATGATTGGCAACATGTGCCATGGTGGTAAGATTGCCATGCTCGGCATCCCCGAAGGGGAGATGGCCATCGATTGGAACGAGGTGGTGTTCAACATGCTCACCATCAAAGGCATCTACGGCCGCGAGATGTACGACACCTGGTATAAGATGACCGTGATGATCCAGAGCGGTCTCGACATCCGCCCGGTCATTACGCATCGGTTGCCGTACACCGAGTTCCAACAAGGCTTCGACGCAATGCGTTCGGGCAACTCGGGCAAGATCGTGCTCGATTGGACCGCATAG